From Scyliorhinus canicula chromosome 15, sScyCan1.1, whole genome shotgun sequence:
CTTAGGGGATGGCTCCACTTCACTCATGGAGAAGCCCGAGGGAGgatgaggtgatggggcccatgccggtgactcccacggGGGAAGTGCCGAAACagcacagcacctcggactcattctcccccctccccacccccccgcccctcctgtcCTCGGTGCATCtggagggcagcgggcagaataggACAGCACCACGCCAGCCTGGACACCCGAGCAGCGGCCGGGCCTCATCTAGTTGGGGTCGTCCCAGGAGACGCGCGCCAACAGGGACccttgtcacagggcaggagtcacagcaggctgcctccacccctgctgtaccgtctggagaACCACCTGAATGTACTGCCTGAGTGTGGAGGAGGTAGGGTCAACTGTGGCTTTCAAAAGCAAATTGGATAATTTTTCTGAAAAGTAAAAAATATGTAGGGCTACGGAAAAGTAAGGAGAGTGGCACcaggtaaattgccccttctgGGGGCTAGCGTGGAATCGTCAggcagaatggcttccttctgtgttgtaaacgTTTTATGATTCTCAGTGCCTTCCTCCCCTCTCTGATCCCTGtgtaatattttgaaggttttctTTCCCTCACAGGACACAAGAGACTAGGGATTGGTTTTTCTTTCTTGCTGGTGTCTGGTTTCCGGCTGTCCGTGATTAAGACTGTAAAGTGTGAGCGTTTTGTTTGTGAGTTGAGTTAGTGGTGCAGACACCAATGTGTCACATCTTTCTCAGCTGCTTTGAGTCTATATTCTTGGCAGTGTTCCACCTTTTACTGCAATGTCATAATTTAATGTCACGGAAAGCTTGATTGGTTAATTTATGGTTGGTTTGCACTTTCCCTGGATGGCTGACAGTGCTGTCAATCACACAAGGGTAAGGTTACAGCTCAGATTGTGCAATAGCAGCAGGAACATTTTCAGTTTGTTTCACCATGAATAGACTTACCAAACGGCTGACCCAGCAGCTGGGAAAACCGAGCCAGGGCCTGTGGGGATGGTTGGTGAATAGGTACTTGGAGAAGAAAAACAGGTTTCTGGAGGTGAATGCTGTCAAACTGTGTAACATTCAGCCTGAGAGTGTTGTGCTGGAAGTAGGCTTCGGACCAGGCCTCGGGCTGCAGGAAGCTGCCAAACGCATCACATACCCCAAAGGGAAACTCTATGGTGTGGATTACTCAGACTACATGCACAGCGTCACTAGCAGGAGGTTGCAAGCTGACATTCGGACTGGGAAGGTGACACTGTTTCTGGGAAGTGTGGAACACATCCCTCTGGAAGACAATGTGGTGGACAGGGTTTTTCACTGCAACTGTTACTACTTCTGGCCTAATCAACGAGCTGGAAGCAAAGAGATCCACAGAGTCATGAAACCAGGTACAATGTTAGAGCTGTTTAGTTAATATAGAAAATCCTGAGGCTCGTGACAATCTGTAATGGAGATGTCAGGATATTAACGTTGAGAAAATAATGGTTGAGGCACACAAATCTTGGACTGACTTTTCACTTTATCACAAAAAGtgcagtgcagtgcagaaggaggccattcagcccattgagtctatactGGCTCTGTGAAAGAAAATTCTACCTGActgcactcccctgccttatccctgtaacttttgtgcattctttcttttcagagagCAACCCATCTCCCTTTCGAATTCCTCGATCGAATCTGCCTCCGCCGCCCTCTCAGGAAATTCGTTCTGAGTTCAACCATCCTCTGGGAGAAAACATTTTCCTCACATTGCTTTTAAACAATTATTTTGagtctgtgccctctagttcttgatgctctcttgagagaaacagtttctcactattctccctgtccatacttctcaggaccttgaacacctctatcaagtcacctctcagccttcttttgttCAAGGGAAActgacccaacctctccaatctacccttatagctacagttctttatccctgAATCATtactgtgaatctcctctgtactccctccaatgtcttcacatccttcctcaaatatggtgcccagaactggatacagtctccagatgaggcctaactagtgtcttatacatgTTCAATgtgacctccttactcttgtattcaatacccctattaataaaacccaAGATACATTTTATTTGATTAACTGCTCATTCAATATTCCCTACTATCTTCAATGTTTTATGTACATATACGCTGAGGCCAGTCTGTCCTTCTGCCTCTTTTAGAGTTTCTCTCTAATATTTGAAActgtctctccatattcttcctgccaaaatggattatctcacacttctctgcattgaacttcatttgccatttgTCTGCCCAATCCGTCAATATGGAGCCTTTTGGTCCAaactatcctcatcacagttggCGTTTCtaatctttgtatcatccacaaattttgaaatcatgccctgTACGCACTGTGCAATTGATTAAtctatatcaggaagagcaagggtcccaacactgacccttggGGAGCTCCACTACAAGCCTTCTTCCagaggacttgggttcaaatcccagccctgggtaactgtctttgtggggtttgcacattctcctcgtgtctacatgggttttaccccacaacccaaagatgtgcaggttaggtggattggccacgctaaattgccccttaattgggaaaaaaaataattgggtactctaaatttattttaaaaatcttcctCCAATCTGGACAACTATTTCGCATTaatctctgttttctgtctgttgTGACtctccctttaagggcaacacaggacATGTGACTCTTACTCTGttctgttgcccttaaagggctaCTCATTGTCACTTGACAATGTCACTCAGACAATTTCTTAGACTGACTCTTCCTTTT
This genomic window contains:
- the LOC119978414 gene encoding arsenite methyltransferase-like isoform X2 — its product is MNRLTKRLTQQLGKPSQGLWGWLVNRYLEKKNRFLEVNAVKLCNIQPESVVLEVGFGPGLGLQEAAKRITYPKGKLYGVDYSDYMHSVTSRRLQADIRTGKVTLFLGSVEHIPLEDNVVDRVFHCNCYYFWPNQRAGSKEIHRVMKPESNPSPFRIPRSNLPPPPSQEIRSEFNHPLGENIFLTLLLNNYFESVPSSS
- the LOC119978414 gene encoding arsenite methyltransferase-like isoform X1, which translates into the protein MNRLTKRLTQQLGKPSQGLWGWLVNRYLEKKNRFLEVNAVKLCNIQPESVVLEVGFGPGLGLQEAAKRITYPKGKLYGVDYSDYMHSVTSRRLQADIRTGKVTLFLGSVEHIPLEDNVVDRVFHCNCYYFWPNQRAGSKEIHRVMKPGGMMVTTLNLDTLKMITAAGLLKDTHWPPEPYMAVLRDTGFVDVRMEDKQVDGKSFQAIFATANKH